TAACCGTCCTGTTCAACCGATTCAAAGGCAAAGTAAAATACTGGCTGACGTTTAATGAAATTAACTCCATTTTGGAAGAACCATTCATGAGTGGCGGCATCTTTACACCGAAAGCGGAACTGTCCAAACAGGATCTGTACCAAGCAATCCACCATGAGCTGGTGGCAAGTGCGCTGGCGGTTAAACTGGGTCATGAGATTATGCCTGAAGCGAAAATTGGCTGTATGGTGCTTAGTATGCCAACCTATCCATTGACTCCAAATCCGGATGATGTGGTAGCTGCAATGCATGCAGAACAGCGCAATGACATCTTTGCCGATATTCATGCACGTGGCTATTATCCGAAATACATCAATCGTTACTTCAAAGCGAATAATATCAATATCAAGTTTGAAGATGGCGATGCTGAAATTCTGAAACATACGGTGGACTTCATTTCATTCAGTTACTATGTAAGTATTTGTGAAACAGGTGACCCACAGAAGCGTGTTGAAGGCAAAGGAAATCTGTTTGCAGGTGTACAGAACCCTTACCTCAAAGCAAGTGAATGGGGCTGGCAGATTGACCCGCAAGGCCTGCGCGTAACGCTGAATAAATACTGGGACCGTTATCAAAAACCGCTGTTTATTGTCGAAAATGGTTTGGGTGCAGTCGATGAGCTGATCACAGACGAAAATGGCAATAAAACGGTCAATGATGACTACCGGATTCAATACCTGAATGATCACTTGGTACAAGTAGGAGAAGCGATTGAAGACGGCGTTGAAGTTATGGGTTATACCTCATGGGGCTGCATCGATCTGGTGAGTGCATCTACAGCAGAGATGAAAAAACGATATGGCTTCATCTACGTTGATCGCAACAACGATGGATCGGGTACCCTGGACCGTTACAAGAAAAAATCATTCCACTGGTACAAAGAAGTTATTGGTACAAACGGCGCAAGTCTGAAATCCGACAACCATTAATTTCTGGTTCCAAAGACATATGTGTGCAGCATCTTCTTGTGTCATATTCAAGCACATTAACCGCTTTCACAAAAACATTGTCAGATGGATAATTATATGGTAAGATGGGCCTAAGGCTAATGAATACTGGATTGTTACTGTTCAATCAGGCAAAACCAGAAGCGGGGCATATGTTTTATGACCTGCTTTGGTTTTGCCTTTTACTACTTTGACGGTGCAAGGTGATGTGAAGAAATGAAAATTGAGAAGGTGCTGAACAACAACGTAGTTACTGTGATTGATCCAGGAGGAAACGAACTGGTCGTCATGGGGCGGGGCATAGCCTTCAAAAAGCATACTGGTGAAACGATAGACGACAGTCTGGTCGAAAAAATATTCTCATTGGAAAGCAAGGAAGTATCGCAGAAACTGAAAACGCTTCTGTCTGATATTCCAGTTGAATATGTTGAATGCTCGGATGAGATTATCCGTTATGCCGAGACCGTGTTGGGTGAGAAGCTTCATGAGAGCATCTACATTTCACTTACGGATCATATTCATTTTGCCATTGACCGGCATCGTCAAGGCTTGCAGATTCGTAACGCATTGTTCTGGGAGATCAAGCGCATGTACCGCAAGGAATATGCCATTGGGCTCAAGGCACTTCAGATTATTGAAGAAACATTGGGCGTCCTGCTTCCTGAAGACGAATGCGCATTCATCGCTATGCATCTGGTCAACGCCCAGATGAACGGTGAGATGAGGGAAACCATCAGTATTACGAATATCGTAAAAGATATACTTAACATCGTACGACGCAGCTTTGTCATTGAGCTGGATGAGGATTCGCTGAGTTATTATCGATTCCTGACACATTTGAAGTTCTTTGCTCAGCGCGTATTACACGGTACAGCGATTGAAGATAAGGAAGCAGATAATCCGCTTCATGACCTGGTGAGCAAACAATATCCTGAGGCACATGCTTGTGCTTGTAAGATTAACGACTATACTCGCAAGATCTATAGCCGGGTCTTATCCAAGGAAGAAATCCTATATCTGACCATTCATATTGAACGAGTTGTCAGAACTGAACAAACAATTGAATAATTGGGATTGTTACTGCACAAAAGGCAAAACCTAAACGTTGAATAATGATAAGCTGAAACTGCTTTGTCATTATTCAGTGTTTAGGTTTTTTTTTAACCTTCATTACACATAAAAGGAGCAAAACACAATGGATAAACAACAATTGTCCAAGGATATTCTGAAGCTTGTTGGTGGCGAAGAGAACATCGATCAAGTCACACACTGTATGACAAGACTCCGGTTTAACCTGAATGACAACAAAAAAGCGGACAAAGCGACGCTGAAAAATACACCTGGCGTTATGGGCGTTATGGAGAATGGCGGACAGTTCCAGGTCATTATCGGGAACGATGTGCCTGTTGTGTATAATGCACTGGTAGGCAACATGTCCAAATCCCCTGATGCCAAACCAGCTGCTTCAAGTGGAACAAGTAAAAAGAAAAATCCGCTGAGTGCTGTATTTGACTTCATCTCAGGCGTGTTTACACCAATCCTACCAGCAATTACCGGTGCGGGGATGCTTAAAGGTATTGTGGCATTGCTCCTGACCTTTGGCTGGATCGATGCTACAAGTTCTACGTATATCATTCTGTCGGCAATCGGTGACGGTGCGTTTTACTTCCTGCCGATCATTCTCGGGATTAGTACCGCTCGTAAACTCGGCAGCAACATGTACATCGGTGCGGCAATTGGTGCATCGGTTATGCACCCGACCATTACAGCCTTGCTTGCACCAGGAGAAAATGTATCGTTCATCGGTTTACCGGTTGTAGCAGCGACCTATGCGTCCTCGGTTATCCCGATTCTGATTGCGATCTGGCTAGCCTCTTACGTGGAAAAAGCCATCGACAAGGTTACACATGCTTCACTTAAATTGATCGTTGTACCAACAGTTACACTGCTTATCATTGTTCCAGTAATGATGATTGCTGTAGGACCGCTTGGTGTTATTATCGGTAACGGTTTAACAGATGGTATTAACTGGTTGTTCAACAACGCTGGTTTGTTTGCAGGTTTGCTTGTGGGCGGTGCATTCTCGCTCCTGATTATTACAGGTATGCACTATGCACTGGTTCCAATCATGATCGGTTCCATTGCAACATTGGGATATGATTACCTGATTCCGCTTATGATGATGGCAAACTTTGCACAAGCAGGTAGTGCTCTGGGTGTTTCTTTAAAATCCAAGAACAAACAAATCAAGTCCCTGTCTGCATCAACGGGTGTTACTGCGCTTATGGGAATTACAGAACCGGCAATGTACGGGGTTAACATGCGCTTCAAGAAACCATTTGTCGCAGCCCTAATCGGTGCAGCAATTAGTGGAGCGTTCGTTAGTTTCTTCCAAACCAAAGCTTATGTCATCGGTGGTCTGGCAGGTCTTTCCGGGATTCCGATGATTATTGGTCCGACATTTGTATACGCTCTGATCGGGATTGCCATTGCTGTTGTAGTTTCAGCAATTCTGACGTACATTCTTGGATTCGAAGATGTTCCTGAAGCAGTACCATCTGCTGAACCTACAACACCAGCAGCAACGACTTCTGCTTCCGCAGTAACTGCTGTTGAAGAAACTAAAGCATTGGATCAAGACGTATTCAGCCCAATTACTGGTGAAGTTAAACCATTGAGCGAAGTTCCAGACCCTGCATTCTCCGAAGAGATTATGGGTAAAGGGTTTGCGATTCAGCCGTCGGAAGGCCGTGTGGTTTCTCCAATTAACGGTACAGTATTCTCGCTGTCGAAGAGTGGACACGCTATCGGTTTGGTAAGTGACAATGGCGCTGAGATGCTCATTCATATCGGGATTGATACCGTGAAACTGAAAGGTCAATTCTTCTCGCCTAAAGTTCAAGCAGGAGCGAAGGTTGCCGTTGGTGATGTGCTGATGGAATTCGACCGGGAAGAAATCGAAAAAGCCGGTTACACAACGATTACACCGGTCATCATTACGAACATGCATCAATATCATTCAATTGAGTCTGCCGGACGTACAACGATTAAGGAAAAAGAATTGTTGTTTACGGCAAAAGCTTAACGAACGTCAAAAAGCAGCAGTCTTTCCGGATGGAATTATTCCGGCAAGGCTGCTGCTTTTTAGTATATGGGCGATATTCTTCATGGTCGATGTCTGCTGGACACTAAAGCGAGCGAGAAGGCAGCAGCTCCTGAACCAATTGCACAAAGTGCTGCGCGGGCTTGGACAGGTGACGATTGCGATGCCACACAAGCGCAGAATCTACGGTGGATTGCGCATCTTGAATACGATAGACATGAAAAGGATGCTCATGATAAAGCTGAAGAACCGTATGAGGCACGATGGAGCTTGCAAAACCGAGTCGTACAAGTTCCAGCAACATGTTAATATCCGAGCATTCGCCAGCAATGGAAGGATTCACGTGATGCTCACGGAATTTCTGTAATATCAGTTCGAACATCCCGAGTCCTTCAGTGCTAGGAAGCAAGAGAGGGATATCGGTCAGCTTTTGAAAATAAATCCCGCGCTCATCCGCTGACTTCAGCGGTGTGGAGGAAATATAGAAGAGAGCTTCCTGCGGTAGATGCAGCACTTCATATTGCTCTGTTTTGACAGGCATCCGTACACAGGCAAGCTCGATTTTGCCTTCACCCAAGAGCTGGCAGAGCTGTGCAGATTCATTTTGTTGAATTTTATACGTCACCTGAGGGTGTGTTGTCCGAAACTGCTGGAGCGCCTGCGGGATCAAACGATCTGAAATCGTATTAATGCCAAGAGACAGCTTGCCCCGAATGCCAAACCTGAAGCTCTGCATCTCCATGACAGCTTCCTCCATGTATTTGGTCATTGTGACCGCATAATCATAGAAGCTTCGACCCGCCTGTGTCAGCTCCATGCTGCGTCCTTTGCGTTCAAACAAAGCTACGCCGAGCTCGTCTTCCATCAGCTTGAGCTGTTGGCTTAGAGGAGGCTGAGCCATGTGTAATCTGCGCGCTGCTGCCGTGATCTGTCTCTCCTCGGCAATCGCGATGAAATAGCGACATTGTTTGATATCCACGTGTGTTCTCCTTATTCGCAGCGATATGTTTTTCATATGGAAAACCAACAAAACATGTATTTTCAATATACTATTATCCTATGTTAACATACATAAGGTTTAAACACTTCAAATCACACATGTAGATTATGATGTATCGAATATATGCCGTGAGGATGACGAAGAATTGGAGGGTGAAGGTGCGATGCTGAAAACAATACATGCAGCTGCTGAAGCTGGACATACGGATGATGTGCTGCGGTTTATCGCACAAGGAACCAGAGTGAATGACCGGGATGCGCGAGGACGGACACCTCTGATGGCCGCGGTATATGGCAACAAGCCAGAGACGGCAAGTACACTTATTGAAGCGGGAGCGGATGTGAACATCCAGGATCAACGACTGGACAACATGCTGCTGTATGCCAGTGCGGAAGGTTTGCGTGAAATGGTTGAACTGGCTATAAAAGCAGGTGCTGATACCC
Above is a window of Paenibacillus sp. E222 DNA encoding:
- a CDS encoding glycoside hydrolase family 1 protein — its product is MTTPFPKDFLWGGAVAANQLEGAYNTDGKGLSVQDVMPHGITTPRTEGPTEDNLKLIGIDFYNRYKEDVKLFAEMGFKVFRTSIAWSRIFPKGDELEPNEKGLQFYDDLFDECHKYGIEPLVTISHYETPLHLSKTYDGWVNRKMIEFYERYVTVLFNRFKGKVKYWLTFNEINSILEEPFMSGGIFTPKAELSKQDLYQAIHHELVASALAVKLGHEIMPEAKIGCMVLSMPTYPLTPNPDDVVAAMHAEQRNDIFADIHARGYYPKYINRYFKANNINIKFEDGDAEILKHTVDFISFSYYVSICETGDPQKRVEGKGNLFAGVQNPYLKASEWGWQIDPQGLRVTLNKYWDRYQKPLFIVENGLGAVDELITDENGNKTVNDDYRIQYLNDHLVQVGEAIEDGVEVMGYTSWGCIDLVSASTAEMKKRYGFIYVDRNNDGSGTLDRYKKKSFHWYKEVIGTNGASLKSDNH
- the licT gene encoding BglG family transcription antiterminator LicT encodes the protein MKIEKVLNNNVVTVIDPGGNELVVMGRGIAFKKHTGETIDDSLVEKIFSLESKEVSQKLKTLLSDIPVEYVECSDEIIRYAETVLGEKLHESIYISLTDHIHFAIDRHRQGLQIRNALFWEIKRMYRKEYAIGLKALQIIEETLGVLLPEDECAFIAMHLVNAQMNGEMRETISITNIVKDILNIVRRSFVIELDEDSLSYYRFLTHLKFFAQRVLHGTAIEDKEADNPLHDLVSKQYPEAHACACKINDYTRKIYSRVLSKEEILYLTIHIERVVRTEQTIE
- a CDS encoding beta-glucoside-specific PTS transporter subunit IIABC, whose product is MDKQQLSKDILKLVGGEENIDQVTHCMTRLRFNLNDNKKADKATLKNTPGVMGVMENGGQFQVIIGNDVPVVYNALVGNMSKSPDAKPAASSGTSKKKNPLSAVFDFISGVFTPILPAITGAGMLKGIVALLLTFGWIDATSSTYIILSAIGDGAFYFLPIILGISTARKLGSNMYIGAAIGASVMHPTITALLAPGENVSFIGLPVVAATYASSVIPILIAIWLASYVEKAIDKVTHASLKLIVVPTVTLLIIVPVMMIAVGPLGVIIGNGLTDGINWLFNNAGLFAGLLVGGAFSLLIITGMHYALVPIMIGSIATLGYDYLIPLMMMANFAQAGSALGVSLKSKNKQIKSLSASTGVTALMGITEPAMYGVNMRFKKPFVAALIGAAISGAFVSFFQTKAYVIGGLAGLSGIPMIIGPTFVYALIGIAIAVVVSAILTYILGFEDVPEAVPSAEPTTPAATTSASAVTAVEETKALDQDVFSPITGEVKPLSEVPDPAFSEEIMGKGFAIQPSEGRVVSPINGTVFSLSKSGHAIGLVSDNGAEMLIHIGIDTVKLKGQFFSPKVQAGAKVAVGDVLMEFDREEIEKAGYTTITPVIITNMHQYHSIESAGRTTIKEKELLFTAKA
- a CDS encoding LysR family transcriptional regulator, whose amino-acid sequence is MDIKQCRYFIAIAEERQITAAARRLHMAQPPLSQQLKLMEDELGVALFERKGRSMELTQAGRSFYDYAVTMTKYMEEAVMEMQSFRFGIRGKLSLGINTISDRLIPQALQQFRTTHPQVTYKIQQNESAQLCQLLGEGKIELACVRMPVKTEQYEVLHLPQEALFYISSTPLKSADERGIYFQKLTDIPLLLPSTEGLGMFELILQKFREHHVNPSIAGECSDINMLLELVRLGFASSIVPHTVLQLYHEHPFHVYRIQDAQSTVDSALVWHRNRHLSKPAQHFVQLVQELLPSRSL